The Candidatus Omnitrophota bacterium genome contains the following window.
TGTTCTGGGGCTTTTCAAGGCTTTCCTTGTGAAAAGTATTTTTCTTGGGAAACACAAATATTACCGTATTATTTTTGAAATCAGTCAATTTGCCCTCTTCAAGGCATGAGGCTATGTATATCTTTTCCTGCCGGATATTTTTTATGACCTGCTGTAATGCCTCTCTTATCCGGTAAAGGTCGGGCCTGGATTCGGCGTCGGATATATCAGGCTGACTGTCCGGCACAGCCGGCTTAGGAGATTCCGGCGCCGAAGCGCAGGAGTCGGCAGTAGCGGGTTTTACCGTCGGAGTTTGCCCGCCGGATAACGCTATTTCGCTTTTTTTCTCAAGGCCGCGAAGCCTGTGCAATATCTCGTTTAATGAAACTATGGAATCTTTTCTGCTTAATTTAACCGCCATGAGCTCTAATGCTATTTTCGGCATAGGATATGAACGCATAGTATTGGCGGTATTTATCATGCTGTAAAGCATATAGAGAATGTCTTCTCTTGTAAGGCCTTTAAACTGTTCTGATATGCTCTTTATCTCTTCTTCGGCAAGGTCAGTAGAAGCATACAGGCCTTCACCTTCCATAATAAGCATGGCATTCCTGAAATACTCTATAAGGCTTAATAAGAATTGATCGGGGTCGGCGCCTTCGTCTATTATCTTGTTGACAAACCGTATTGCCGAAGAGGTGTCTTTGCCAATGATATAACCGGCAAACAATTCCAACCCTTCACGGCTTACAAGGCCAAGGATACTATTGGTATCCTGGATGGTAATTTTGTCTTTGCAGTATGTCGCCAGCTGGTCCATTATGGATTCCGCGTCTCTCATGGAGCCGCCTGCCTGCCTTACTATACCTGTAAGGGCCTGCTCGTCAATGGCTATCTTTTCTTTTTTGGCAATCTGCTTGAGCTTTTCGGATATATC
Protein-coding sequences here:
- the dnaX gene encoding DNA polymerase III subunit gamma/tau, which codes for MSYIVIARKWRPQVFDEIVGQGHITTTLQNAIKQDRVAHAYILCGPRGIGKTTTARIFAKALNCQKGPSPNPCNQCPSCKDITASKSVDVIEIDGASNRGIEEIRNLQESVKFSPQSGRYKIYIIDEVHMLTTEAFNALLKTLEEPPAHVKFIFATTAAHKVIPTVLSRCQRFNFKRLSAKDISEKLKQIAKKEKIAIDEQALTGIVRQAGGSMRDAESIMDQLATYCKDKITIQDTNSILGLVSREGLELFAGYIIGKDTSSAIRFVNKIIDEGADPDQFLLSLIEYFRNAMLIMEGEGLYASTDLAEEEIKSISEQFKGLTREDILYMLYSMINTANTMRSYPMPKIALELMAVKLSRKDSIVSLNEILHRLRGLEKKSEIALSGGQTPTVKPATADSCASAPESPKPAVPDSQPDISDAESRPDLYRIREALQQVIKNIRQEKIYIASCLEEGKLTDFKNNTVIFVFPKKNTFHKESLEKPQNRELIESNFSKVLSAKIKVEFILNADSDDADAQAGQKGAGKTLNPMKKALSDPIIKSALDIFDGNIMKFM